The sequence GACTACGTGCATCATCCTGGGCTGGCTTCTGGACCAGGGCAAAACTACTATTGGCCATTACCAGTGAGATCTGAACTGGGCCTGTGGGTTGGGTTCGAGCACACCGCTGGTGGTGTTTGCTCCAGCTTGACATTTGTGCTACAGGCGGTGATAGAATGGGCTTGTTCTTAGAAAACCAGAGGGAAGTATCCTGGGGTGAAGCAGCAAAATGCCCGAAATCACTCTCCCCTCACTCTCGCCGGTTCGAGTGTTCAAGTGTTTACATATACGAAGGGCAAGTGgcacaaaatgtaaaattcaggAATCCAAGGAAGGGAAGTTTTTGGCATCCTTTTACAACCTTTCTGCGAATTTGAAATCATCAttgtaaaaaatactttttaataccaaataattaataattaaaaaatactttttaatactaaaaagcataaaaaaaaaccacacccaGCCTGGGCGTCTGATTCAGTGGGTACAGGGGAGGGGCCGAGCACCCATAGCCTTGGGTCTCCCCAGGTAAGCCTGACAGCAGCTGTgcgggtccccccacccccactctcctccAGGGGTTTGCCAGAAGGGCAGGAGGAATGCAGCCCAAGGCCATGCACCTCTCAGCCTGGGGGTACCCTCCAAGATCCTGCTAATCAAGGGGAGCTGATTCGGCCTGAGTCTGTTATCTTCCACCTGAGTGCCAGGGCcggtggcgggggagggggggggagtaATTGCCTTGGACATAATTGCTAGTAGTTCCTCCAGCTTCCCCTGATTACCCTGTAATCAGATCCAGTTCTGAGCACTACATGGGTTTTATCCCCTGTAATCTTGGCTACTGTGGGCTGCCACCTGTCTTAGAGATGAGCACACCGAGGCCTTAGAGACAGAGTCACCAACCCTTCACCCCTTAGAGCCTAGAGGGGGGACTCGGGTGGACAGAGGAGGTGGTGCCTCCCTTACCCATTGCCTACTTTCCCATTTCAGGGCAGGAAGATTATGACCGGCTGCGACCCCTGTCCTACCAGAACACCCACCTTGTGCTCATCTGCTATGACGTCATGAACCCTACTAGCTATGATAATGTCCTCATCAAGGTGAGGCCTGGGGCCCAGCCAGCCTGCTTCAAGGGTGGGGGCCACGGATCTGGCCTCAGCCCCGATGCATGTCCTCTCCCTCCACAGTGGTTCCCTGAGGTCACACATTTCTGCCGTGGGACCCCCATGGTGCTCATTGGCTGCAAGACAGACCTGCGCAAAGATAAGGAGCAGCTGCGGAAGCTCCGGGCCGCCCAGCTGGAGCCCATCACCTACATGCAGGTCAGGGAGAGGCCCCCTCTCCGCTCCCTCCACACCCCCCAtactaccccccgccccccactccttcccctccttccctactTCACTTTAATCCTTATAACCCTGAAGTGCAGACTGTTAGCATACAGGGGGCTGGTGGGCACTGAGACCCAGGGAGGTGACACAGTGGttaaaagtcacacagctaaccTGCAGCTTCGCTGGGATCCTGTCCCAGTcactctggctccagagtctgagCCCTTAACCACCATCCTGTTCCATCTGCCACACGGGACGGGAGGGTGGGCCTGGTTCAAACACAGGGTTCCCTGACCCACGGGAGTCACAGGCAAAACCAGACCCTGCAGCTTTCTGGCTGAAGCATGGGacaataaaaagaacacaaaggaaaatgaataagaaagtttaataaaaaggaataagtactaataaaagtaaattttagaagGAGAGCTAGTTTTTACTGTCCTCGCCCAGCTCTGTTGCTTACATGGAGCTTGTGAGGAGGGACAAGGGAGAGGCATGCAGGAAGCCCTCCGTGTCTGGAGGCCTCTAGCTCTTCTCACAGGCCCAGCTGACACAATGGCTGGCCCAGTTGGCCCAGTTCTTGAGAGTTGGGATGTGGCTCCCTCTTCCCCTGACAAGGGAcgagagcagggggcagggcagaggccgGGATGGGCTTCCCTCAGCCGCCCTTGGCCTTCAGGCCACACCACAGGCCCTTCCCATCCATCCACACAGGCTGCcgggggctgggcctgggaccAGGAGGAGGGGGGCTCCACACTCCAGAGAGCCCCGAAAGCCAGCTTCAAGTCCCCAGATCCGTGAGTGGGGGGTCAGGAGGtgccccaggctccaggcctcATCTAATGCAGGCCCCTCCTCTACCCAGGGCCAGATCGCCTGTGAACAGATCCGAGCTGCACTCTACCTGGAATGTTCTGCCAAGTTTCGGGAGAACGTGGAGGACGTCTTCCGAGCAGCGGCCAAGGTTGCACTCAGTGCTTTGAAGAAAGCACAGCGGCAGAAACAACACCGGTTGTGCCTGCTCCTATGACCCCTCTGGGCAGGGCTCCCAGCCCAACGTGCAAGACTGACGGGGCCCAGGCTGCCAGGCCCAGACTGTACCCCCAGAACCTGTCCTATTGCCAGCTTTCCAAGGACACTTGGAGTTGGGTGTTTCCCTGTGCCTGGAGCCTGTGGCTAGACTCTTAGAACATTCTGGAGATGTCTCCTTTCTCAGCTGGGGCTCTGACCATGAAATCACCTCCGGGTTTACACTGGAGGTGGGCCGGCATGGAGGTGGGTGAGGATGCTGGACTCAGCCCCTCCAGACCCCAGATCCAGCATTTGTCCCTAGGACTCAGGAGTACACAGCCTCCTCGCAGCCACGTGTGTCCCATCGCACACCGATAGGTCCTGCAGACCGATGCTTGAAACAAAGAACTACATCTGGTACGTGGATAAATGGATTTGTCAGCGTTCCACACAGTCCCCAAACCCACTGCTCCTGTGTCACCCGCCTCCCTGGGCTCCTGAGATAGGCAACTGCTGCATCCTCCAACTTCTGGCTGCTTTCCTCCAGGAACTTGGGGCCACAATGGGACAGGGACTTATCGGGACAACACAGGCACCAGCCCCGGACATGGGGgctggcccctgcccccacccccacccaggactTCAGCTGGGCTGCCATCTTTCCAGAGCTGGAATGGCATGTACACATGCCTGAGGGGGAGAAGAAACATtctaaaaactcaaaaagcacCCTGAACCACCAGGCAACCCTGGCTCAGGGGCTTGGCACCTGCAacccccccactgcccccactgcTGGAAGCTCAAGATGAAAACTGTCATCAGTTCTGAGTGGTCGTGGGCAAGTCACTGCCCTCTCTAGACTGGTTTCCCTATCTGCAAAACGACAGCACTGACTCATTTTAGTCATCaagctccctctgtccctcacagCCTCCACTTCTGCCAAGCTGAGACTATCCTGGCCTCCTGTGAGAACACCCAACCCCCAGCTACAGAATCGCTGAACCATCTGGAAGGTCTGCGTTCAGGGgcatccagtttttatttttatttattttattttatttttttcatccaggAGTTTTTAAACAAGTGCTCCAGGTGATCCTAATGCCCCAGAGATCAGAGCTGCTTGCTTCCTGAGTGAGCCACAAGTTAGCGTTAACTGAATACAGGATAATGGCTTGAGGTGGCTCCTGCCCTCCAGGGATCTCTTGCCTCAGCCCCCACTAAGCTTGAGCCTCTCTGAAGTCATCTGCTAGAGGAAGACTTACGTATGCCACCccatcccacctcaccccaccctgcCATGCCCTGGGGAGTCAAAAGAGCACTCAATCCAAGGCCTCCTGGACAAATGATGGTATAGGGCAGAGGTTAAGCTAATCATACTCTATGGACCAAATCTGGCAGCTgtgtatttttgtaaataaagttttgttgggaCACAGCCAtacccatttatttatccattggcTGCTTTTGCCCGACAACTGCATACTGAGTGGTTATGATAGATgatctggccctttgcagaaaaagttgGTTGACTCCTGGTCTAGGAAAAACCCAAGTGCCTAAGAATCAGCTCAGAAGACCCAGGCTGGAGTGAAACAGGACAGGTATAAAAGGGAGGCCTGGGGTCTGTGGCTCACTAGAATGCAAGCACCCCATCCTAGGCAGGCAGCTCAGCCTAGCCAAGAACTTTCCATTTTTCTAGGGAAGCAGAAATCTAGGTTTTTATGTAGACTCTTACTGGGGTGGAGGGGaagtttcctattttaaaaatgtaacaatgaAAAAAGCTTAAACTTCCCTGAGGACCAAAGCATGACTATGGAGGCCAGTGAACTCTGGTCAGAGGGGTTTGTAGGGAGGTAGTTAAGGGTAACTGAGGCCAGTGTGGGAAGCAGTGGCAAAACACTCAACCAAACCTGCTAGCTTCTTCACCTGCCCCACAAATAGAGAATCAGATGCAAGGTGACCAGCAGACTTGTCCTAGCCTCCCAAGTGCCAcctcctggagggagcctgctcaGACTCTCCCCACCACATTCCAGAACGTGAGGGAACAGGAGGGAaatggagggaggtggagggtgggtgaCCTCCGTGATGGCTTAAGTCTCAAACAACGCTGAAGTCTGGGTCCCCCTCCCTGAGTACTCACTGCAAGAATTCCGGGAAGTGGGTTGAGGGGTGGCGGTCAGGAAGCCAAACTCtgaagtgtcaaaaaaaaaaaaaaaaaaaaaaaaaaaaaaaaagccctcacaCTACCCAAGTGATGCCAGGGCTGGGACGCCCCCTGGTGGTTGCAGCAAGCCCTCTGGAAGGGAAGCAGGGCAGCTGCTCTCCCCAGGGGTGGCAGGCAGGCTGGAGACTCAGGAATTGCAAAGAGCACAAGACAGACAGACAGTGGTTCTCTGAGAACTTAAATACCCCCGGCATGGGGCAGCGGCGGCCAGGAGAGCTTCCAGCAGGAGCAGTGTGCCCCGAGGAGGGAGGCTCCACAGGACACCGGGCGTTTCCTTCCACCCGCTGGGGACTCAGCAAGTGGCAGGTGGGCACCCGGGCGAGGCACAGCTAGACCCCAACTTGAGGGGCTCCCTGAGTCTTTagggcccccccccccgtccccaccCCAGGAAGACCGACCAGGGCTTGGCCCTGACCAGGAGGGCAGCGGGGGAAGACTGCGGATTAGGGAGCAGTCAGGAGGCCCCCCCATGTTAAATAGGTCATAAATAGGGAGGCTGGAGCAGGTGGACATAATGCCAACAGGCTGGAGTCACATTCCTCTTGTCTGCCAGGGACCCAGGCCTCGGCTCTTCTCACAGTCGTGCGCTGACCCCTGGGCTGGCTGCTGCCAGTGACCACGGTCACTGTGGGGACAAAACCCGGCAGCCAGCAAGGGTGCCAGCTGGAACCCCCTGCAGTCTTGAACCCCGGGGGGCCGGGGGACATCCGGTTCCCTTGGCTCACGGCTTCTTCCCCTTGTTTCTGTTCTTCTGCAGCTTTGCGTGCACAACTTTGAGTGTGGTCAGGAAATTGCCAAGGAAGAGGACGAGGAATGTGAGCGCCAACACGAACacctggcaggggcagggccatgcaaggagatgggggaagggtggcagggggaggaggggaaaggaagaaaagggggagCCAGCTTTGATCAGCTGCTTCTGTGACCTCGCAACCCTCTTAGCACAAGCCACTGGCAAACTGCAGAGTTCCATCCATAGAAAGCAGGGCTCTGGACCAAGTGCATGAGTCCTCAGGGTCACTGCAGGGCCCCGAGGTGGGGACACCCCCCTAGCATTCAGTAGGGTTCTCAGACCACTTAGGGTCTCCTGGGCCTCAGGAGCAAGGAGCTCAGGGCACAGGGCTTCCATGGGAAGTAAAGGGGTGGCCGAGGAAGCTGGCCCAGCCTTCCCCAGgacccctcctctgccccaccaacacacacacaccatacctGCCATTCTCTGCATTCCTCGTGGCTGGAGAGCTCAAATAACGTGATGGCATTGTACAGCTGCCAGAACtagagagaggaggcaggcacCACTTACCCCATCGGGTTCCCCTGGAGACCCACATGGGGAAGCCCAGGGGGTGGACCAGGCCCCCAGCTTCTGGTGTCCACCAGGCCACAGCAGCCTGAAGATCTGGGGCTCAGTATGCTGGTGCTACGGGCCACTGCTGGCTCCTGCCTCAGCATCCCAGAGCACAAGGCACAGATAGGGGCCATGTCTGCTCCAGGACCCAATGGGATGCCCAGCTCAGGGACAGCTGGTGAATGAGGGAGAGGCCTGAGGACCTTTTGTTCCCAGGGGTCAGCCCAGAACAGGGGATACCCACAAACTCCAGGGGACTCACATGGCCACAGAacaggaaaggcagaaggaaggtGAGGCCCCGCCACATCCAGGACTGGAATCCTTCTGTGGAGATGAAAGAGGAAGTAAAGGGTCTGTGTGATGGGGTTCAGTTGCCCCCACAGCCCCATCAAGCACCTACCACCAAGCCATGCCAGTCTCCGGAGATTAGCCACatgaggcgggggggggggggagccctcACCTGTCATCAGTGGGTGACACTCAACTATGAACACCACCCAGAGAGCGTGTAGAACACCCGTCACAGGCATGACTACTCTCATGCCTCGAGTCACCATGAACTCCTAGGGCTTGACAACACTTAAAGCGGACATgccaggcactttttttttttaatttttttttttaatttttatttatttatgatagtcacacagagagacagagagaggcagagacataggcagagggagaagcaggctccatgcaccgggagcctgatgtgggattcgatcccgggtctccaggatcgcgccctgggccaaaggcaagcgccaaaccactgcgccacccagggatccctgggcacTGATTTTTAATCATGTATTTAATTTGCACAGAATTttgcagttttttaaagattatttattcatgagagacagagagagagaggcagagacacaggcagagggagaagctccctctgcagggagcccaacgtgggactcgatcccgggactccaggatcacctgggcatcccagaattttgcattttataatgGACTTTTGCATGTGTCACTTCAACTGCATCTTGACAAAGCAGGGCCTACTCTGCAGAGTAATTCAGTTGAAATGACCATCTCAAAAGATGACagaattttatt is a genomic window of Vulpes vulpes isolate BD-2025 chromosome 10, VulVul3, whole genome shotgun sequence containing:
- the RHOF gene encoding rho-related GTP-binding protein RhoF → MDAPGAPGPGPGRKELKIVIVGDGGCGKTSLLMVYSQGSFPEDYAPSVFEKYTASVTVGSKEVTLNLYDTAGQEDYDRLRPLSYQNTHLVLICYDVMNPTSYDNVLIKWFPEVTHFCRGTPMVLIGCKTDLRKDKEQLRKLRAAQLEPITYMQGQIACEQIRAALYLECSAKFRENVEDVFRAAAKVALSALKKAQRQKQHRLCLLL